The genomic window CTCGACGATGTTGAAAAATATTTTGAAGACCACATTAATGCGCAGATGGCTCGCACCGAAGGCTTTTCCATGGAAAAACTCGAATATCATTCTGGTTATAGTGATTTCGTTGGCACCTTGCCCGCACGTGCATTTTCGCATGATCGCGGATGGAGTGCATTATTAATTGATTAATTATTTATTATGGATCAAATTCAACAATCAGCTGATCAATTGCAATTAAAGTTAAAGCGATTACGTCGGTTTAACATCATTATGGCTTTTTTGCACGCGGCTCAGGGCGCGGCTATGTTGCTATTGAGCTCTTCATTTTCACTTTCAGTAACTAGCGCATTTGTACGGATGGACTTCGAATCCGGCAAGTTGCAGCCATATTTACAAACAGTTTTTGAACTTCCTATCGGGTTTTTGGTTGCGTGCTTCTTATTTTTGTCTGCAATAGCACATGCGCTTATTTCATTTGTACCAGCTATTAGCGCCTGGTATAACCGCAATTTGCTCAAAGGGGCGAATTACGCACGATGGGTAGAGTACGCTTTTAGCTCATCGGTGATGATGGTGGTGATTGCCATGTTGGTTGGGATGTATGACGGTATCAGCTTGTTATTCATTTTCTTTCTCAATGCTATGATGATCCTGTTCGGTTGGATGATGGAGCTGCACAATCAAACCACCCCAAAAACAAATTGGACAGCATATATTTTTGGTTGTATCGCCGGTATTGTTCCGTGGGTTGGCGTTGGTATCTATTTGTTTGCGGCGGGTGAAGGGGATGCGAAAGCACCCACATTTGTCTATTGGATCTACTTTTCGATTTTTCTATTTTTCAATAGTTTTGCCGTTAATCAAGTATTACAGTATAAAAAAGTGGGGAAGTGGCAGGATTACCTGTATGGAGAGCGGGCGTATATTATCCTTAGCTTAGTTGCAAAATCATTATTGGCATGGCAGGTGTGGGCAGGGACACTGCGACCAGTGTAGTCTATGACAAAATATAATCATCAGTCAGTTCAAGCCACCGGCGCCTCCCTGCGCGAAATCGTATTTGGCATGGAGGATGGCATGGTTTCCACCCTGGGAGCGGTGACTGGCATCGCCATCGGCAGCCAGGATCATTTTATGGTGGTGATGGCCGGTATGGTTATTATAGCGGTTGAGTCTATTTCCATGGGTGTTGGTTCATATCTATCAAATCGTTCACAACAAGATCTTCATCATCGGGTACTGCACGAGGAACGTGAGGAAATTAAGGATTACCCCCATGAGGAGCAACACGAATTAAATCGGATGTTTATTCGAGATGGATGGCCGCCACACTTAGCCGAGCACATGACTGAAGTGGCAGCTAAGGATCGCCATCTTATGCTTCAGGAAATGGCGTATCGTGAATTAAACATTGCCGGCACTTCACATGGCACTCCAATTCGAAATGGTATATATATGTTTATTGCTTATGTGGTTGGCGGAATGGTTCCTTTGCTTGCATATTTATTAATGAGTGTTTCTCAGGCAATGCCCATTTCGATTGTTGTCACCCTACTGGGATTATTCGGGCTGGGAGCGGCCACTACTCGATTGACGAAGGGGGGATGGTTTAGATCAGGACTACGCATCATGATTCTTGGCGGCTTGGCAATGGTGATTGGATTAGTCGTAGGTAATTTTGCAAAAGACCTTAAATAATAAAATCGACACGCAACGAAGGATAGCTGCGTGTCGGGAGGATGGGCGTGATGTGTATTGTATCATCACGCTGGTTTTGTTTTGCTGTGCGATACGGTTTCGAAGAGACCGAGATCGAAAATGCCGATGACCTCACCATCCACGACATAGGAGTCGGGACTGGTGCTGCCGGAAAAGAACGAATCGCCCGGGTGGCCATACATTAATTGCATGGTGTTTTCATCAAAGCGGATTTTTGCCGCTGCCAGCACATCGGCGTACGTGGCACGAAGTTCTACTTCGGTGAGTTCAACCACGATGGCTGGTTGAGCAGTTTTACCCTGCGCAATTCGGAGTATCGTGCATTTCATATGCCTACTCCTGACTAGAGGTTAACGAAGGATAGTGGTTATATAACGATCTATATTACATTATGGCTCGGTGATAGTACTGCTCATGGCATCACGCGTCAAGTTATTTTGCGGTGTCTGAGTTGCCAGCGAGCGGCGGGCTGGGGTAGGATAGCAGTATATGGATAATGATCAATTTGAAAAATATATTCATGAGGCAATTGCCCGGGTACCTGCGGCAGTGCGTGAGCGCATAGAAAACGTGGCGTTTGTCATTGAAAATGAACCGCGTGCGGCACGAGCGACGGAGCGTTCAATCAAGGCTCGAGGCACGTTATTAGGGCTGTATCAGGGAGTCCCATTGCCGAAACGCAGTGCATACTATTCTGGTGTGCTACCGGATAAGATTACTATTTTTAAGCAGGCGATTGAACATGTGGCAGGACCAGATGTTGAGCATATTCGTCAAACTGTCCATGAAGTGGTGCATCATGAAATAGCCCATTATCTAGGCATGGATGAACGAGCTGTGCGAGCCTGGGAACAGAAACGGAAAATAAAAAATACCCGGCGCACAAATCTCTCATGAGATATGATACGCCGGGGCTTTCTGTGGAGACCAGAAATGTTACGGTGCGGATGAAGCTGACAGGCGGGCGAGGTCGTCCAAACAGGCGACTTGATTGCCCACAAATTTGAGGATACTCACACTTCCCTTCACGGTGACGGTGGTATACCGGCATGACCGGCCAAGTATTTTCTTGACGGCATTGTCAGCGGTATACACATAGGTGTAAATGGGAGGTACGAGAGAGGCTTGCATGACAGCGATCTCATCTTTGAGAGCGGAATCAATCGCGCCTGGTTCATCCTGTGCGACGACGATAGTTGGGGATGGCAT from Candidatus Kerfeldbacteria bacterium includes these protein-coding regions:
- the heR gene encoding heliorhodopsin HeR, with amino-acid sequence MDQIQQSADQLQLKLKRLRRFNIIMAFLHAAQGAAMLLLSSSFSLSVTSAFVRMDFESGKLQPYLQTVFELPIGFLVACFLFLSAIAHALISFVPAISAWYNRNLLKGANYARWVEYAFSSSVMMVVIAMLVGMYDGISLLFIFFLNAMMILFGWMMELHNQTTPKTNWTAYIFGCIAGIVPWVGVGIYLFAAGEGDAKAPTFVYWIYFSIFLFFNSFAVNQVLQYKKVGKWQDYLYGERAYIILSLVAKSLLAWQVWAGTLRPV
- a CDS encoding VIT1/CCC1 transporter family protein, which gives rise to MTKYNHQSVQATGASLREIVFGMEDGMVSTLGAVTGIAIGSQDHFMVVMAGMVIIAVESISMGVGSYLSNRSQQDLHHRVLHEEREEIKDYPHEEQHELNRMFIRDGWPPHLAEHMTEVAAKDRHLMLQEMAYRELNIAGTSHGTPIRNGIYMFIAYVVGGMVPLLAYLLMSVSQAMPISIVVTLLGLFGLGAATTRLTKGGWFRSGLRIMILGGLAMVIGLVVGNFAKDLK
- a CDS encoding metallopeptidase family protein; protein product: MDNDQFEKYIHEAIARVPAAVRERIENVAFVIENEPRAARATERSIKARGTLLGLYQGVPLPKRSAYYSGVLPDKITIFKQAIEHVAGPDVEHIRQTVHEVVHHEIAHYLGMDERAVRAWEQKRKIKNTRRTNLS